Genomic DNA from Xyrauchen texanus isolate HMW12.3.18 chromosome 28, RBS_HiC_50CHRs, whole genome shotgun sequence:
tcacatggggtaacttcctcttggttgctataatgtggttcgctctaggtggggcgcgtggtgagttgtgcgtggatgccgcggtagCATgctcaagccacatgataagatgcgtgggttaacggtctcagacgcagaggcaactgagattcgtcctccgccacctggattgaggcgagtcactacgccaccacgaggattgggaattgggcattccaaattggggagaaaaaattaaaatagaaaacaatgCTTGTGAATTACTGATGTTTTCTAGACTAGGTTTGTGTGTGTTCTTAAGAACTGTGGCATTGAATTTGTACCCACAAACTGTAAACTTTGAATTCAGCAAATCATTGTTCTtaaagattaagattaagattcaactttattgtcattgtgcagagtacaggtacagagccaatgaaatgcagttgttttcgcatattcCAACTatgctggggtcagagcgcagggtcagccatgaaacagcacccctggagcagatagggtcaagggccttgctcaaagaccccatgaaatcacttgacaagtgcagttttcttttctgtgtCCATGTCTTCTATTAAAACAGGATGTTTTGATGGGGCATAGAGAAGGGTTCATCTCAATAGTCTTTAGTTATATCACACctgtgaaccatgatttgctacttgtttGATGGTTGCATGTGGTATTAGtgaacctcctgagacccaagtgTGGGtgaattttccatttccctttttgatttgtaactagtagcacctaataatcatgcaaaaataaaagtttttctaGGCAAATAGATTTCCTACAAATTtgcataattctgattcaaagtaatggccagcatcatccaatcactcccaaccatgttaaaataaaattgtacatgaaacattttgaatctatgtCCTGAttacctgaaactgaacttttgataagAAGTTTGGATTTAATTcacttggcttcataggaaatatataggatgctcctttgctccctatttagtgaatgacttaacctgttttgtctgtctgcactggtctcagaatagtAAGAAACGCACCTTTTTTATCTTAACTTCATatgaagcctctgaaagcaaattgTTTCAGCCTGTGCATGAACTCATTGATTCTcattgtgataatgcacagtaaatataggatttcttagGAAAAATGCACTAAAGTACACATAACtctacattgtgtttagcagcctGGAGTTTCACGATAAATCGCTCAAAATCGGAAGGAACTTGAGACACAAACAGGCTTcaatgtaaaaccttaactagGTTTCTTATCAAATGTAGTTTTGTTAAACTtgtctcccaaagacaaactccactgtggtcagcaccatgttgttttgtcaaaaCTCAGTGTGTCGAAAGTTTAACCCCGACAGCACaaagtgtcctgaactgagatcagtaaatttaaataacatttgtaattaTGTTTTGCATAAAGCTAAGCCAAAAATCAGCATCCAGACATTTGTGTACACAGGGTCACATGAGACTAGAGCGCATTTCATTGGACAAAAATCTATGTTGTGCTAGATGAGCCATcagtatttttggtccatttaccTGGAAGAGAAAAACTGTTATTTTGACATTTGTATAGCTGAGTTTAAAGTGTTTGCATTTGAGTTGTTCTTTCTTCACAGGTCCCAAGTCATTGTGACCACATTGTTGCTAATGGAGGATTGCAGCTTTTGCAAAGAGTCTACCAGCTTCGCCGGGACTCTCCCAAGATTCAGCGCAACATTGTGCGAATTATTGGAAACCTTGCCTTGAACGAGAGCGTCCACACAGCCATAGTGCAGTCCGGTTAGCTTTGCATACAAGTTTGTTTATATGCCAGCTCACTTCTTATAAGACCTACTATTGCATTAATAGATTATGAAGTAGATTTGGTACATAAtagtgtatttttttcacatgcTGGTTATCCTGTAGGTTGGGTGTCTGTCCTGGTGCAGATGATCGGGTCACCCCACATTATGCAGGCATCTCACGCTGCCCGTGCTTTAGCCAATCTGGACAGAGATACAGTGAGGGAGAAGTACCAGGATGGTGTATACATCTTGCACCCACAGTGCCGCACAAAGTAAGCACACTAGCTGATTTGGACTTTCTAGACTTGTATACCATTTTGCTAGTGAGTGAATTTGTCCATTTTCATTCATCACTTTGTTTAGTGAGGTTTAATCATGTTTTCCATCTCATTTTGTTCACCTCTTGTGTTCAGCCAGCCAATCAAAGCTGATGTTCTATTTGTGCATGGCCTATTGGGTGCAGCTTTTAAGACGTGGCGTCAAAAGGACTGTGATATGATGGATGAAGACAAGGTGGAAGGGACCCGTGAGGACTACACTGAATGCTGGCCCAAggtaaaatatttttctaatgaGCACTGGCTTGAGAGGCTAAATCGGAGAGTTACgcaaatattttctgtggtagACAGCATTGTAGGGTTTAAGAAATCTAAAGTTAGCAATTCAAatcttgttttgatttttccACAGTCATGGTTGGCTGCAGACTGTCCAAACCTCAGAATCCTGTCTGTTGAGTATGACACCAATTTAAGTGACTGGAAAGCTAAGTGTCCTGCTGAAAACCAAAGGTAAACAGCCATGGTGtaaattttaaataaagtgtataTCTCTAAATCGTGTGGTTAACTTATTATAGTATAACTCTACAAATGTTTTGAGCTATACAGGAAGTCCTTAGCCTACAGGAGTCAAGAACTGCTGAGGAAGTTGAAGGATGCAGGTGTAGGTGACAGGCCTGTGGTCTGGGTAGCCCACAGTATGGGAGGTTAgtcccagttttttttttttagttatgctctgctctaaaatattacaTTGGCTAGAAGTTGCACTTGAcctgtataaaatgtatacaatttaaaatccttaaaaaaaatccAGTAATCACATGCAACAGAAGTCAtgaaaaaatcatggaaattcattgtttAACTCTTAAATGCATGGGCATTtcaccaaacagttacattttcagGTCTTTGGAGACCCGGTATGTATATctttcacaaatggatctacaaaatgcccagatattataaaatgtatatcattttttctttctttcaagacaattagaaaataatagaatggataaatatgttcatgttttatttttcatatatcaacgAAATGATAGGACAAATCTAGAACGGGGTTCATCACTTTCACACTGagatttcatgagatgcaactggctgtaaAACACACTGAGCTACACCTACtgtacacataagctacacaagtattttctcaggcatttttgagtctaaatagatgaacAACTTGGATAATTTCAATAGTACAGCAcaaaatgacaatagtcatatcatactggacatgtgttacacttgctatagttttctTCCATGTTGTTTCTATGTCAAACAGCTAAATCAAGTTAATCGATGGAAAAAACAGTGCCATCTTGAGTAAGAAATATCATGTATAATTTGTACACACACATTGactactgataattcaccattgttgcacagaaaaacaatgtgatatagtagtcatttgtatgaatattgtactcttgtcttgtaataaacaaagaaatcgATACAGTATCATGTTATAGTTGACTATAGATAATAACACATTTAGTAACACATTTAATAATAACACATTTAGTGTCTCtaaatgaccctatacacttatgatactatatgtgtgtgtgtgtgtgtgtgtgtgtgtgtgtgtgtgtgtgtgtgtgtgtgtgtgtgttacactataAAGAGCTTTATAAGAGAAAGATTGAGGAATATTAAAGAGATGTGGGCATAACTCCAataaaatggatgaggtacagggggtggaatgaggtcctgtGTCACtaaaggtatgcatttaagggtaaaATGTGGAAACCCTGAACAGTATACAGTTTGTAGAACTGTTGGAAAAGCTTGGTTTTATTTAACCCTATTAGAGAACGTTATAAAAGGTGGTACTAATATGGAGGCTATTACAGTAACTCTCATAATTTCTTGTGCTGCAGGTTTACTtgtgaaaaaaatgcttttagatGCCGCAAAAGATCCTGACCTCAGTGCACTGatcaagaacacaaaaggaattcTGTTCTACAGTGTTCCTCACCATGGCACATTCATGGCAGAGTATTCTAGAAATATCCGATTCCTTCTGTTTCCCTCCATAGAAGTGAAGGAACTATGTAAAGGTATATCATTTTTTTACTCTCTATATTAATTGTTACTGATATTGTCCTATGTCCCAAGTCATTTACTCACATCATTTTCTGTTGACTTCTTTCTGCTTAGAGTCTCCAGCGTTGCgagaattaaatgaaaattttctcaacATTGCAATAGAACGAGAGTTCAAAGTCCTCAGCTTTGCAGAAACACTGCCTACCTCTATTGGTCCAATGCTCAAAATATTGATTGTTCCATCTCAGTCAACTGGTAGGTTGAAATAAGTTTTTCATGAAGCCATTGATCTAGAATTCTTATATGCTGTAACTGTGatgttatatattattttagttaGTCATAGTATGTTTTGGTAGTCTGaactacaaaaaaaaagttttgtagtTCAACAAATAATGAACACTGAACTATGTTACAAATAGTTTTCAGGTTTCAAATGTACTCCGAAAGTAAATGCTTCAACCTTGTATCGGTTAATATAATTTCCTTTTCCTGATTCAGAGCTGGGAATTGGGGACCTCATTCAGGTAAATGTAGATCACCTCAACATCTGCAAACCAGAAAAAAAGGACTCCTTTCTCTATAAACGCAGTTTACAATTTATTCAGGATGCTCTTGGACAATCTGCAATCCTAAAGTGATCTCTTGCCATGATCATTCATTGCATTTGAAGGATTCAAccacttacattttaaaagatattGTCACCTATGACAGAAAAAGTCATTCAAAAGCCTGCTGGAAAATAACTGGAAAATAAgcaatacatgttttattttgtgacGCTTCAATCtgactgtaaaatttaaactCCACTGACTTTTCACTTGTATTATTTTTCCTGGTTTTTAATTCTTGCCATCATGATGCTTTAAACACTTGGTTTAActtttaatatattaatgtgTTTTTCCCTCATCATCTTTGCTTAGGaatcaaatgtactgtatatttcattTCAGTCATTCTAAGTTAGCACTTTTTCAGTATTTCATTTTAACAGGTCTATACATgctgtaacttaaaaataaattagtaTGAAGTTCATTATGTTTATTAGATTTATCAATGAACAATTCAAGAgttatttgcattatttattcTTCTTGGAATAAAAATAGAAACCTGTGGTATTTCTTTTAGTAATAACAGACTGAAAACTGAACTGCCTTCCTAACTCACCAGCCTTCTTTGTATCCTTACCTCAAATGCACAAGATGATACTGATGTTGGCTGTAATTtgtcaatatttttgtattaattgtaGTACTTGCATTGGACCGTAAGCCATTGGTTTTGGTGTTGAGTGTTTGCAAGACACAAAAATTGACAAATATTCATCACATTTAAATAAAGCTGTGCATCCTAACTTCACATTCCACTTGAATGGTATCATCGTTTTATTATAACTATACTGTAAATAGATTATATAAATCTTTATGGACATCTTTTTAGTGCCATACATTATTTATAGTTTGTTAACGTCATGCGCTCCAGTGCAGCAGTTAGCAGTAGAGCTCAATACATCTACCGAGTGTGACAAGATCATATGTAGTCAGTCGGGATGAAAACGAAGCGTTTTTAcaaatacagacaaaaaaaaacaaacaaaaaaaaaacatttaggtgTAAATTTCCCatgctttaaatgttttggtCTATAAATTCGAAGAAGATACTCGTGTAGCGTGTGAAAGGGGTTGTTCACACACGTTGATGTGGGACTTGATAAtgcgtttgtttgtttatttatttacaattttcaAAATTTCAAAAATAGAAACAGGCTTTAACTGAAGGACGAACAGCCCAAAATGGTTAATGTCTTGAAAGGAGTTCTCATCGAATGGTACAttttacctatatatatatatatatatatataaaataaaaaaaaaacattatagattaaaaatgcaatatatgCTGCAGTGAGTGCACATTCAGATATGATTCCCCTTTTAAAGAATATTCCGTTGACctcaatttacagcatttgttgcataatgttaattaaaaatacatttcgacTGGTCgttctttaaacaaaaaaaaggttaaatccactgatctttatatatatatagatcagtggttaaatctgatAATGTGATCAAATCGAAACTGTCCTCGCTGCAGACTGTAGCCCGATGACGTAGTGGATTTAATCCACTATATTGTTGACTTCAATGACTATCAATACCTAACAAATTCACTCCAAATAGTCAGCAACCTCACACATTTTTAGAAGACTAAAATCCCAGAAGCTCAAAAGTTATTAATACGCTATACTATAGGCTATATtaacataaaagtaaatgtaatacagTCATTATTGCTCTCTCTCACTTTTTATTTACACATAAGGCTACATCATGTACACGCtgaataaaatgtttgcattaaaaaaaattaaataaaaatacaggaTATCACGGCTCCAAACATTTAAAATCCATTTAATCATGGATTTAATCCACTGTAATGGATGTCCGTGATGTAGCCTAGTAGATGAAATCCATTACATCATCGCGCTACAGGCTGCAGTGAGGACCTcttgataaaatcacttcctaaccatttctgtgtacaGTTAAaccaatttcacaactttgttgccatgacaaaatAATGCTGTAATCTCTGAAATGGCCCAAATAATACTGAGGATTTACTGAACTTTAGAACTGAAATAATACATgaaatttaacagaagaatttatgtatgtgctttataaaattataagcttcacatttctgccttttaattcctcaaaaattggccccattcacttccattgtaagtgcctcactgtaaccaagatttttgcttttcttatgttgt
This window encodes:
- the LOC127621677 gene encoding protein SERAC1, with translation MCAIVGYLRVNPQMSASALRMIRCRRLSTSGPAVKRALPWKDLRKIAKVTGAIVLGGCVFITYEVFTLNQAVTIDTSAILKEKQKSYIYLTHATNREQESLASGLTNKTRKELHKAARKFIEITSRVLLRPLDERLSHLDADPHECALWVLLKRTCSADWVVRQQAVQDLAQNRHWQDYQYQTAAQVVDQRTAVGLARIPNVDIRFFFPPPPLPHTEDDISIEDGLRQLLASLPQSEVDQCVQYFTSLALRESSQSLASQRGGLWCFGGNGLPYAQSLTSTPSEKVETFCLQALVQHSKVPSHCDHIVANGGLQLLQRVYQLRRDSPKIQRNIVRIIGNLALNESVHTAIVQSGWVSVLVQMIGSPHIMQASHAARALANLDRDTVREKYQDGVYILHPQCRTNQPIKADVLFVHGLLGAAFKTWRQKDCDMMDEDKVEGTREDYTECWPKSWLAADCPNLRILSVEYDTNLSDWKAKCPAENQRKSLAYRSQELLRKLKDAGVGDRPVVWVAHSMGGLLVKKMLLDAAKDPDLSALIKNTKGILFYSVPHHGTFMAEYSRNIRFLLFPSIEVKELCKESPALRELNENFLNIAIEREFKVLSFAETLPTSIGPMLKILIVPSQSTELGIGDLIQVNVDHLNICKPEKKDSFLYKRSLQFIQDALGQSAILK